A region from the Aegilops tauschii subsp. strangulata cultivar AL8/78 chromosome 5, Aet v6.0, whole genome shotgun sequence genome encodes:
- the LOC109770491 gene encoding transcription factor JUNGBRUNNEN 1-like translates to MDERSDMDKSEEVLLPGFRFHPTDEELVGFYLKRKIQQKPLSIELIRQLDIYKYDPWDLPKLASSGEKEWYFYCPRDRKYRNSARPNRVTGAGFWKATGTDRPIYSSEGTKCIGLKKSLVFYKGRAAKGIKTDWMMHEFRLPSLTDPSLPKVPIDKNIPANDAWAICRIFKKPSSMAQRALSHSWGPQSTATIEPDLLSALQSIQASHFAFESSPCSAEVAIPVSRLNSQHYFHEQQQQKPNSSQNGSSCKVINFSRGPSLTHISDKDIHSGPIIFPFETQTLQRSSDAMLFSIAPGIINSMNEASPEIEFEHPEQCNGYAVDWVIDTNEGIGNRDEDPYTRKPDNGHNTGNEYGVPPKVKFPFDLGVHSSDDWISNVPCESLNCPPASPRDVQ, encoded by the exons ATGGATGAGAGAAGTGATATGGACAAGTCAGAGGAGGTACTTCTGCCTGGTTTCCGGTTTCATCCGACAGATGAAGAGCTGGTAGGTTTTTATCTCAAGCGAAAGATTCAGCAGAAACCCCTTTCAATTGAGCTCATCAGGCAGCTGGACATCTACAAATATGACCCATGGGATCTCCCAA AACTTGCAAGTTCTGGGGAAAAAGAATGGTATTTCTACTGCCCAAGGGACCGGAAGTACCGTAATAGTGCTAGACCAAACAGAGTCACAGGAGCTGGATTCTGGAAAGCAACAGGAACAGATAGGCCCATTTACTCCTCCGAGGGAACCAAGTGCATAGGCCTGAAGAAGTCTCTTGTCTTTTATAAAGGGAGAGCAGCAAAAGGGATCAAGACTGACTGGATGATGCATGAGTTTAGGCTTCCTTCACTAACTGATCCATCACTTCCTAAAGTACCAATAGACAAAAACATTCCAGCCAAT GATGCCTGGGCTATTTGTAGGATATTTAAAAAGCCTAGTTCTATGGCACAAAGAGCACTATCCCACTCCTGGGGTCCTCAGTCAACTGCAACAATAGAGCCAGATCTCTTATCTGCCCTGCAATCCATACAAGCTTCACATTTTGCTTTCGAAAGCTCCCCTTGCTCAGCAGAAGTTGCAATACCTGTGAGTCGGCTCAATAGCCAGCATTACTTTCatgagcagcagcagcagaagcccAACAGTTCACAAAATGGCTCTTCATGTAAAGTCATAAATTTCAGCCGTGGTCCGTCTTTAACTCATATATCAGACAAAGACATCCATAGTGGTCCAATCATCTTTCCATTTGAAACACAGACCCTCCAGAGGTCATCAGATGCCATGCTTTTCAGCATAGCCCCTGGAATAATCAATAGCATGAATGAAGCCTCGCCAGAGATAGAGTTTGAACACCCTGAACAGTGCAACGGGTATGCAGTTGATTGGGTTATAGACACAAATGAAGGTATTGGAAATAGGGACGAAGATCCATATACAAGAAAACCTGACAATGGACACAATACAGGCAATGAGTATGGAGTTCCGCCCAAAGTAAAATTCCCCTTTGATTTGGGGGTACATTCTTCAGATGATTGGATATCCAATGTGCCATGTGAATCTCTCAATTGTCCCCCTGCCTCTCCGAGAGATGTCCAATAG
- the LOC109770490 gene encoding pentatricopeptide repeat-containing protein At1g74600, chloroplastic, giving the protein MPPRLPSPALSAHIRTLSAAPASAARAGAPHLLDGVPRPDRLGRLPPELAGFVRSRAAGHTPSQFAYGNALAACTPAAGAGSVAFAEQLYCAAWKDGLAGDAYVCSGMVDLLAKSGRLGDALRAFADGDRGSAVCWNAVISGAARNGEHGLAVEMFGDMAWGSCEPNSFTYSGVLSACAAGAELCVGKAVHGLVLRRDPEYDVFIGTAIVNMYAKSGDMVAAMREFWRMPVRNVVSWTTAIAGFVQQEEPLGAVRLLRDMVRGGVSINKYTATSILLACSQMHMIREASQIHGMIIKTELYLDYVVKEALICTYANIGAIDLSEKVFEEVGRVSNKSIWSTFISGISSHNLPRSIQLLTRMFRQGLRPNDKCYASIFSSVDSTELGRQLHSLVIKDGFVHGVLVGSALSTMYSRCGEMEDSCKVFEEMQERDEVSWTAMIAGFASHGHSDEAFRLFRNMILDNLKPDHVSLSAILSACNGPEYLLKGKEVHGHILRVYGETTSVSTCLVSMYSKCREVQTARRIFDATPCKDQVMLSSMVSGYSTNGCTDEAISLFQLMMAAGFQIDRFICSSILSLCANIARPLYGKLLHGYATKAGILSDLSVSSSLVKLYSKNGNLHDSRKVFDEINSPDLVTWTAIIDGYAQHGSGQDSLEMFDLMIRRGVKPDNVVLVSILSACSRNGLVEEGFNYFKSMRNVYGLEPVLHHYCCMVDLLGRSGRLAEAKSFIESMPMKPDLMVWSTLLAACRVHEDAVLGRFVENKIREDNYDPSSFAMLSNILANSGDWEEVARVRKSLKSSKKEPGLSMV; this is encoded by the coding sequence ATGCCTCCACGCCTCCCCTCCCCCGCCCTCTCCGCCCACATACGCACGCTCTCCGCCGCCCCGGCATCCGCCGCCCGGGCCGGTGCCCCCCACCTGCTCGACGGAGTGCCGCGCCCGGACCGCCTCGGGCGGCTCCCGCCCGAGCTCGCGGGCTTCGTCCGCTCGCGCGCCGCGGGGCACACGCCCAGCCAGTTCGCCTACGGGAACGCGCTCGCGGCCTGCACCCCGGCCGCCGGGGCGGGCAGCGTCGCCTTCGCGGAGCAGCTCTACTGCGCCGCCTGGAAGGACGGGCTCGCGGGCGACGCCTACGTCTGCAGCGGCATGGTCGACCTGCTTGCCAAGAGCGGCCGCCTCGGGGACGCGCTCAGGGCGTTCGCGGACGGCGACCGCGGGAGCGCGGTCTGCTGGAACGCGGTCATCTCCGGGGCGGCGCGCAACGGCGAGCACGGGCTCGCCGTCGAGATGTTCGGCGACATGGCGTGGGGCTCCTGCGAGCCCAACTCGTTCACTTACTCCGGGGTCCTCAGTGCCTGTGCGGCGGGCGCGGAGCTGTGCGTCGGGAAGGCAGTGCACGGGCTGGTGCTTCGGCGTGACCCCGAGTACGATGTGTTCATTGGGACGGCGATCGTCAACATGTACGCGAAGTCGGGTGATATGGTCGCTGCCATGAGGGAGTTCTGGAGGATGCCCGTCCGGAATGTGGTTTCCTGGACCACCGCGATCGCTGGTTTCgtgcagcaggaggagccactagGTGCTGTTCGGCTGCTCAGAGACATGGTCCGGGGCGGCGTGTCTATCAACAAATACACAGCTACTAGCATCTTGCTCGCCTGCTCCCAGATGCACATGATACGAGAGGCTAGCCAGATCCATGGAATGATCATAAAGACAGAGCTGTACTTGGATTACGTTGTCAAGGAGGCTTTGATCTGCACATACGCTAATATTGGGGCTATTGATTTGTCCGAGAAGGTGTTCGAAGAAGTTGGCAGAGTAAGCAACAAAAGTATCTGGTCAACTTTCATATCTGGGATTAGTAGCCATAACCTACCGAGATCAATTCAGCTATTAACGAGGATGTTTCGTCAGGGTCTAAGACCAAACGACAAATGCTATGCTTCTATTTTCAGTTCTGTGGACTCAACTGAGCTTGGAAGGCAGCTGCATTCGCTGGTTATAAAAGATGGGTTTGTTCATGGTGTCCTTGTGGGCAGTGCACTCTCCACCATGTACTCTAGATGTGGTGAAATGGAAGATAGCTGCAAGGTCTTCGAAGAAATGCAGGAACGGGATGAAGTCTCATGGACTGCAATGATTGCTGGTTTTGCATCTCATGGCCATTCAGATGAGGCATTCCGACTGTTCAGGAATATGATTCTTGATAATCTAAAGCCTGACCATGTGTCGTTATCTGCCATTCTTTCAGCTTGTAATGGACCAGAATACTTGCTTAAAGGGAAGGAAGTTCATGGACATATTCTTCGTGTCTATGGAGAAACTACGTCTGTTAGCACTTGTTTGGTTTCCATGTATTCCAAATGTCGAGAAGTACAAACAGCTAGAAGAATTTTCGATGCAACTCCATGCAAAGATCAGGTCATGTTGTCTTCAATGGTATCTGGATACTCTACAAATGGTTGCACTGACGAGGCAATCTCACTATTTCAGCTTATGATGGCAGCTGGTTTTCAGATAGATAGGTTCATATGCTCATCTATCCTTAGCCTATGTGCTAACATAGCAAGACCGCTCTATGGAAAACTATTACATGGGTATGCAACTAAGGCAGGAATACTGTCTGATCTATCAGTAAGTAGTTCACTTGTGAAGCTGTACTCCAAAAATGGCAACCTGCATGATTCTCGTAAAGTTTTTGACGAAATAAATTCCCCGGATTTAGTTACTTGGACAGCTATAATTGATGGATATGCTCAGCATGGAAGCGGTCAGGATTCTTTGGAGATGTTTGATTTGATGATTAGGCGTGGAGTGAAACCAGATAATGTTGTACTAGTGAGTATTTTATCTGCTTGCAGCCGTAACGGTTTAGTTGAAGAAGGCTTTAACTACTTTAAATCTATGAGAAACGTGTATGGGCTTGAGCCTGTGTTACATCACTACTGTTGTATGGTTGATTTACTTGGTCGATCTGGGAGGCTTGCAGAGGCAAAAAGTTTTATTGAGAGTATGCCTATGAAGCCTGACTTGATGGTATGGAGCACACTGCTTGCTGCTTGCAGAGTTCATGAGGATGCTGTACTTGGACGATTTGTAGAAAATAAGATACGTGAAGATAATTATGACCCAAGCTCTTTTGCAATGCTGTCAAACATTCTAGCAAACTCTGGAGACTGGGAGGAAGTAGCGAGAGTCAGAAAATCATTAAAGAGCAGCAAGAAAGAGCCTGGATTGAGTATGGTGTAA